A part of Paenibacillus sp. 481 genomic DNA contains:
- a CDS encoding non-ribosomal peptide synthetase/type I polyketide synthase, with product MKAPQKLDKNEIEDILALTPMQEAMLLQYLKDRDTTQYVEQLVLGITGTIDKQLFEQSWAHVVQANEMLRVLFRWEEVNRPLQIVLKRHLPEIRHADYADLDEATRTNKLDALLAADKQEKFSLDQVPFRLTLCRRTEKEYSLLITFHHILFDGWSTGIILKEWLTAYRMLAEGITPELPQKPRFKQFVQLQQQQDKKRQEAYWSEYLQELRNKPIPAAKSGSKVEKAIIAVRTEKRDEAFVSELNRFVQAEEVTQASVFYTAWGLLLQHYTNSDDVMFGATVSGRDASIPGIEQMAGLFINTLPLRVKAASDHSLSELLREVNRSVQANDEVASTSLTDIKTYGQLRSSGKLFDSIVVMENYPLDQVLTGTNGPLAITSHSMEEETEFDLTIRIMMTDQLELAFTYNKCVYSDDMMEKLASHYLNIVHQIVQAWIKVTAYRDMKLKDIGFLTKQELQQLQHINQTFTTYPRENNIQELFEEQVAKMPDRTAVVDGNRSYTYRELNERANRIARVLRASAIERDQAVGLLTHRNAEMVAAILGILKAGGAYMPLDPDHPQERLDYMLADGQVRLVMTLSELSGRVTGDKEVVIIENVWEEDAGNVDAVDNLPSVNDPEDLAYVMYTSGSTGKPKGVMVSHRNVVRLVINTNLMQVQPDDRMLQTGAIGFDALTFELFGALLNGASLHVIAKHTVLDSGKLETFLRETNITIMLLTSPLFNQLSQENPKMFAGVRDLYVGGDVLSPKHINAVRAACPGITVWNAYGPTENGTVSVCFRIDRDYADSVPIGRPISNSTVYVLGRNGELLPMGIPGELCVGGDGVARGYLNKPELTAAQFVPDPFQEGGMMYRTGDLARWSPDGNLEYLGRIDHQVKIRGQRIEPGEVETGLLQHEQIKEAAVLVRAMNASEAELIAYYVADESLSVSELRAYLGAKLPLYMIPTHLIPLDSMPLTPNGKVDRAALPKPEAASTSNGDSHALPETKLEQIIANAWKEVLGREHVGIHESYFEAGGNSLNMIQLQSRLKKQLGKEVPIVTLFQYPTIALLAEYLADEKKASSVQEEESTFESQASYESGDAPTGAETGQANNRDIAIIGMAGRFPGAETIADFWSNLQQGKESISFFTDEELAEFGYDHEMLQRPNFVKAKGVLTNVEKFDPAFFGYSPDQATVMDPQIRLLHESVWNALEDAGCDPGQYGGQIGLYAGVTNNFHWLTQLSDRLHGDLSDMFELDTLNDLYTVSTRIAHKLNLKGPALSVQTACSTSLVAVHLACQSIRNGDCDMAIAGGASVLLPLKSGYLYQEGMVKSPDGHCRAFDAKARGTIGGDGAGCVVLKPLDKALADGDRVYAVIKGSAINNDGSRKVGYTAPSVQGQAEVIRKALASARIPAASISYVEAHGTGTTLGDPIEIEALTKAYATSETGYCRIGSVKTNVGHLDAAAGVTGLIKTVLALSHKQIPPSLHFESANPNIDFANSPFVVNTALTEWKNDNYPLRAGVSSFGIGGTNAHVVLEKAPDRAISDAGRPAKLITLSARTTSALDTMTLNLGAFMKANPEANLADVAYTLQTGRADFRYRRILVCETAQEAVEALTPITATDGEPAKFDERKMQSFAAIDARPSLVFMFSGQGGQYVNMGRDLYENEPLFRAELDRCFEIYRDITGADMKAILYPAETTERDDTTDASTAVHADGEAVEKLNRTEYIQPVIFSFEYALARLLLKWGVKPDAMIGYSFGEFVAACLAGVFSLEDALRLIVLRGSLMQRVPAGAMLSVPLTEQELQPLLSPGVSLAVVNGPSCIVSGTNEQIDAFETSMKAQKYLCMRLPVATAAHSAMMNAVASEFAEVMQHVRLHPPVIPYVSTTTGTWMTAEESCDPNYWVRHMTDTVRFADGVSKLAQEPNRLFVEIGPGQDLTLLVRRYIDSGNGQQVLNLVRNPQIRVCDSAFLLNRVGRLWLYGQRIDWKSFHSDTRTMVSLPHYPFERQHYWIEGSGSKSQHTGKQHGEQAAVGLGKKANLDDWFYLPTWKKEMLPVPVTVTDVDVDVDVQETGVAAEKKVWLIFADECGLSAELSALLARQDIQIITVGAGSEFAAAGDLRYTINPSQAADYTALFADLRTQNIVPDRILHAWGISSIPNIPSQQENGAAWKQRVQELGFYSMLYLAQVLKKQMIGEQVRIWVLTNQMQAVAGESVVYSDKATVLGPCRVISQELPNVRCRSIDIVLPEVGTWQRDRLQGQLLAEFEDDSFALAIAYRDQQRWVQAYEPVKVKQAANAATGLRQGGVYLLTGGMGHIGLVLSEFMARTVQAKLVLTSRSHFPSRDQWDGWLSDHADDDAISKKINKIRELESYGAQVLTLSADVADAAQMEAVIAEAESTFGPLNGVIYAAGVTGDLAFRMLEETDQQLCEQHFRSKMHGLYVLEQVLDGKELDFCLLTSSLSPILGGLGFFIYSAANHFLDSFVHEHNRRHRVPWTSVNWDGWQLEEDQKIRGQAGASISDLLIAPAEGVELLQRILTLGEVNQIVVSTADLQARIEKWVERKAEQIGGDAERAGDGTYYARPAISADYEAPQTETERKLCQMWEQFFRIEQIGVQDDFFELGGDSLKAITVVSAIHKQFQVEIDLPTFFNRSNVRQLSAFMDEAERSVYHEIERAEVRPYYELSSAQKRLYLIQQMEQGHTGYNEIVAGILEGPLDRERLELTLQKLVERHESLRTSFELIDGKPMQHIHETIDFVSEYEDFTSDDLPHGGAAVMDAQIRTAVTRFVRPFDLSQAPLMRAGLIKLGEERHVLMVDLHHIVSDGLSQDILINDFMTLYAGRELAELTLQYKDFSEWQNRLMETGEMQHLGAYWLEQLKDAEPLSLRTDYPRPAQRSFTGSLVPFTLDAEQTKALKALCLQEDVTLFMALLAVFNVMLAKVSAQDDITVGTPIVGRKQQSLQLIIGKFVNMLPLRSRTSEEMSFSELLQSVRATTLDAFEHQDYQFEEMVKQLGIERDLARNPIFDVVFALQNMQNPEMSIPGLTLKPYTYIHDASHFDLSLIGEEDGDRLLFKLEYSTRLFQRETIERYAAYLQDIVSDVLANPHKQLKDVAIGHDLAEPQPVYLAEARGDFGL from the coding sequence GTGAAAGCGCCGCAAAAACTGGACAAGAACGAGATAGAAGACATTTTGGCCTTGACTCCGATGCAGGAAGCGATGCTGCTTCAATACTTAAAAGACCGCGACACGACGCAATATGTGGAGCAACTTGTCCTAGGAATAACCGGAACGATTGATAAGCAGTTGTTTGAACAGTCATGGGCCCATGTGGTACAGGCGAACGAGATGCTGCGGGTATTGTTCCGTTGGGAGGAAGTGAATCGGCCGCTTCAAATCGTGCTGAAACGGCATCTGCCGGAGATTCGTCATGCGGATTATGCCGATCTGGATGAAGCAACCCGTACGAATAAGCTGGATGCGCTGCTCGCGGCCGACAAACAGGAGAAGTTTAGCTTGGATCAGGTGCCTTTCCGACTGACGCTATGCCGACGGACGGAGAAGGAGTATTCGCTGCTCATCACTTTCCACCACATCCTATTTGATGGTTGGAGCACCGGTATTATATTGAAGGAATGGCTTACTGCTTATCGCATGCTGGCCGAGGGAATAACGCCTGAGTTGCCGCAAAAGCCTCGCTTCAAGCAATTCGTGCAACTGCAACAGCAGCAAGACAAGAAGCGGCAGGAAGCGTACTGGAGCGAGTATTTACAAGAGTTGCGTAACAAGCCGATTCCAGCAGCAAAAAGCGGTTCTAAGGTGGAAAAGGCGATCATCGCTGTCCGAACGGAAAAACGGGATGAGGCGTTTGTGTCGGAACTGAATCGGTTTGTCCAGGCTGAGGAAGTCACGCAGGCGTCGGTGTTCTATACGGCTTGGGGTTTACTCTTACAGCATTATACAAACAGTGACGACGTGATGTTCGGCGCAACGGTGTCAGGACGCGACGCGAGTATTCCCGGAATTGAGCAGATGGCGGGATTGTTCATTAATACGTTGCCGCTCCGCGTGAAGGCGGCTTCCGATCATAGTTTGTCGGAACTGCTGCGTGAAGTAAACCGTTCCGTTCAAGCTAACGATGAGGTTGCCAGTACTTCGCTGACGGACATTAAAACATACGGCCAGTTGCGGTCGAGCGGTAAATTGTTCGATTCGATCGTCGTGATGGAAAATTACCCGCTCGATCAGGTTCTCACGGGCACGAATGGCCCGCTTGCGATTACTTCCCACAGTATGGAGGAAGAGACGGAGTTCGATCTGACGATTCGCATCATGATGACCGATCAACTGGAACTGGCCTTTACTTACAATAAATGTGTATATAGCGACGATATGATGGAGAAGCTGGCTTCCCATTACCTCAACATCGTACATCAAATCGTTCAAGCTTGGATTAAGGTAACAGCTTACCGTGATATGAAGCTGAAAGATATCGGATTCCTTACTAAGCAAGAGCTCCAGCAATTACAGCATATCAACCAGACCTTCACAACCTACCCTAGAGAGAACAACATTCAAGAGCTATTTGAAGAGCAAGTTGCGAAAATGCCAGACCGAACGGCTGTCGTAGATGGTAACCGTTCCTATACGTACCGCGAACTCAATGAACGCGCGAACCGGATTGCCCGTGTGCTGCGAGCCAGCGCAATCGAGCGCGACCAAGCGGTCGGGTTGCTGACACATCGCAATGCGGAAATGGTCGCAGCTATTCTCGGTATTTTGAAAGCAGGCGGCGCCTATATGCCGCTTGATCCGGATCATCCGCAGGAAAGGCTCGACTATATGCTTGCGGATGGTCAGGTGCGTCTCGTTATGACTTTATCTGAGCTAAGCGGACGTGTAACCGGAGATAAGGAAGTAGTCATTATCGAAAATGTGTGGGAAGAAGATGCAGGGAATGTTGACGCAGTGGACAACCTGCCTTCCGTTAACGATCCAGAAGATTTGGCTTACGTGATGTACACTTCGGGATCGACCGGCAAGCCGAAAGGAGTCATGGTCAGTCATCGTAATGTCGTCAGGCTCGTCATCAATACAAATTTAATGCAAGTGCAGCCGGACGATCGGATGCTTCAGACGGGTGCCATCGGTTTTGACGCGCTGACGTTCGAACTGTTCGGTGCGCTGTTGAATGGTGCGAGCTTGCATGTGATCGCTAAACATACCGTGCTTGACAGCGGGAAATTGGAAACATTTTTACGTGAAACCAACATTACGATCATGTTGCTGACCTCACCATTGTTTAACCAATTGTCTCAGGAAAATCCGAAGATGTTTGCTGGTGTACGCGATTTATATGTCGGAGGAGACGTGTTGTCACCGAAGCATATTAATGCGGTCCGAGCTGCTTGTCCTGGCATAACGGTATGGAACGCATACGGTCCTACGGAAAATGGAACCGTCTCCGTTTGTTTCCGGATTGATCGAGACTATGCGGATTCCGTTCCGATTGGACGTCCGATTAGTAACTCAACGGTCTATGTACTCGGCAGAAACGGCGAACTGCTGCCGATGGGCATTCCTGGTGAATTGTGCGTGGGTGGCGACGGAGTAGCACGCGGGTACTTGAACAAGCCAGAGCTGACGGCGGCACAATTTGTACCTGATCCATTTCAGGAAGGTGGCATGATGTACCGCACAGGGGACTTGGCTCGTTGGTCGCCGGACGGCAACCTTGAGTACTTAGGGCGAATCGACCACCAAGTAAAAATACGTGGCCAACGCATTGAACCCGGCGAGGTTGAAACGGGGCTGCTGCAGCATGAGCAGATCAAAGAAGCGGCAGTATTGGTGCGAGCAATGAACGCCAGCGAAGCCGAGTTAATCGCCTATTATGTAGCGGACGAATCATTATCGGTCTCCGAATTGCGTGCATATCTTGGCGCAAAGCTGCCGTTATATATGATCCCGACCCATCTTATCCCACTGGATAGCATGCCGCTTACACCAAACGGCAAAGTGGATCGCGCCGCGCTACCGAAACCGGAAGCTGCGAGCACGTCTAACGGTGATAGCCATGCGCTGCCAGAAACGAAGCTGGAGCAAATTATCGCAAATGCTTGGAAAGAGGTGCTTGGCCGGGAGCATGTGGGTATCCACGAAAGCTATTTTGAAGCGGGTGGCAACTCGCTTAATATGATTCAACTTCAGAGTAGATTGAAAAAGCAACTCGGCAAAGAAGTGCCAATCGTCACTTTGTTTCAGTATCCGACGATCGCGCTGTTGGCCGAATACTTGGCGGATGAGAAGAAGGCAAGCTCCGTACAGGAAGAGGAGTCTACGTTCGAATCACAGGCGTCGTATGAATCGGGCGACGCACCTACAGGCGCTGAGACGGGGCAAGCCAACAATCGCGATATAGCGATTATCGGTATGGCTGGTCGTTTTCCTGGGGCGGAGACGATTGCTGACTTCTGGTCCAACTTGCAACAAGGTAAGGAAAGTATTTCGTTTTTCACAGATGAAGAATTGGCCGAGTTTGGCTACGATCATGAAATGTTGCAGCGTCCTAATTTTGTTAAGGCAAAAGGTGTGTTGACAAACGTCGAAAAATTCGACCCGGCTTTCTTCGGCTATAGTCCCGACCAAGCAACCGTCATGGACCCGCAGATCCGTCTGTTGCACGAAAGCGTGTGGAACGCGTTGGAGGACGCGGGTTGTGATCCTGGACAATACGGTGGGCAGATCGGTCTATACGCTGGTGTTACGAATAACTTTCATTGGCTCACGCAGTTGTCCGATCGTTTACATGGTGATTTATCTGACATGTTCGAGCTGGATACACTCAACGACTTGTACACGGTCAGCACACGTATTGCCCATAAGCTGAACTTAAAAGGCCCGGCCTTGAGCGTACAGACAGCATGCTCGACCTCGCTCGTTGCCGTTCATTTGGCGTGTCAGTCTATTCGCAATGGCGATTGCGATATGGCTATCGCAGGCGGAGCGTCGGTGTTGCTGCCACTGAAATCGGGTTACTTGTACCAAGAAGGAATGGTTAAGTCCCCAGACGGTCATTGTCGCGCCTTCGACGCCAAGGCACGAGGAACGATAGGTGGCGACGGGGCAGGCTGCGTCGTGCTGAAACCGTTGGACAAGGCACTGGCGGACGGGGATCGCGTGTATGCCGTTATTAAAGGCTCGGCGATTAACAATGACGGTAGCCGCAAGGTCGGCTATACGGCGCCAAGCGTTCAAGGACAGGCGGAAGTCATCCGGAAAGCGTTGGCATCGGCGCGTATTCCGGCGGCGAGCATTAGTTACGTGGAAGCGCACGGAACGGGGACGACGCTCGGTGATCCGATCGAAATCGAGGCGTTGACTAAGGCGTATGCCACCAGCGAAACGGGCTACTGCCGCATCGGATCTGTCAAGACCAATGTCGGCCATTTGGACGCCGCAGCTGGTGTTACCGGCTTGATTAAGACGGTGCTTGCGCTTTCCCATAAGCAAATTCCGCCAAGCCTGCACTTTGAAAGCGCGAATCCGAACATCGATTTCGCGAACAGCCCGTTTGTGGTCAATACTGCACTGACGGAATGGAAGAACGACAATTATCCGCTACGAGCTGGGGTCAGTTCTTTCGGAATTGGTGGCACGAATGCGCATGTGGTGCTGGAAAAGGCACCAGATCGGGCCATTTCCGATGCAGGTCGGCCAGCCAAGCTGATTACGCTGTCCGCTCGCACGACGTCTGCGCTTGATACGATGACGCTTAACCTTGGTGCGTTTATGAAGGCGAATCCGGAGGCTAATCTGGCCGATGTGGCTTACACGCTGCAAACGGGACGTGCGGATTTCCGCTACCGGCGCATACTCGTATGTGAGACGGCTCAGGAAGCAGTGGAAGCATTGACGCCGATTACCGCGACGGATGGTGAGCCTGCTAAGTTCGACGAACGCAAAATGCAGTCTTTTGCTGCGATAGATGCACGTCCATCGCTCGTGTTCATGTTCTCTGGGCAAGGCGGGCAGTACGTCAACATGGGGCGCGATTTGTACGAGAACGAACCGCTGTTCCGTGCAGAGCTAGATCGATGTTTCGAAATATACCGCGATATAACTGGTGCGGATATGAAAGCTATATTGTACCCCGCGGAAACGACGGAGCGGGACGATACGACGGATGCGTCTACTGCGGTGCACGCAGATGGCGAAGCCGTCGAGAAGCTGAACCGAACGGAGTATATTCAGCCTGTCATCTTCAGCTTTGAATACGCCCTTGCGCGTCTATTGCTGAAATGGGGCGTGAAGCCAGATGCGATGATCGGCTATAGCTTCGGCGAATTTGTGGCCGCTTGTCTAGCTGGCGTATTTTCGCTGGAAGACGCGCTGCGACTTATCGTGCTGCGTGGATCGCTCATGCAGCGCGTGCCAGCTGGCGCCATGCTCAGCGTGCCGTTAACCGAGCAAGAACTGCAACCGCTTCTGTCCCCAGGCGTGTCATTGGCCGTCGTTAACGGGCCATCTTGTATCGTATCAGGGACAAATGAACAAATCGATGCCTTCGAGACTAGTATGAAGGCCCAAAAATATTTGTGCATGCGCCTGCCAGTTGCGACGGCGGCACACTCTGCGATGATGAACGCTGTTGCTAGCGAGTTTGCCGAAGTGATGCAGCATGTACGTCTTCATCCGCCGGTTATTCCGTACGTTTCTACGACGACAGGAACTTGGATGACAGCGGAAGAGTCCTGCGATCCTAACTACTGGGTTCGGCACATGACAGACACCGTCCGCTTTGCAGATGGCGTCAGCAAGCTTGCGCAAGAACCAAATCGCTTATTTGTGGAAATCGGACCTGGTCAAGACTTGACACTGCTCGTCCGGCGGTACATCGACAGCGGGAATGGGCAGCAAGTGCTCAATTTGGTGCGAAACCCACAAATACGTGTTTGCGATAGCGCCTTTTTACTCAATCGGGTCGGTAGGCTATGGCTCTATGGTCAGCGCATTGATTGGAAGTCGTTCCATTCAGACACGCGCACGATGGTGTCATTACCACACTATCCATTCGAACGGCAGCACTATTGGATCGAAGGCAGTGGGTCCAAGTCACAGCACACAGGCAAGCAACATGGAGAGCAGGCGGCAGTCGGGTTGGGCAAAAAGGCTAACTTGGATGACTGGTTCTATTTACCGACTTGGAAGAAAGAAATGCTGCCAGTGCCTGTGACTGTGACTGATGTCGATGTCGATGTCGATGTTCAGGAAACGGGAGTAGCAGCGGAAAAGAAAGTGTGGCTCATTTTTGCAGACGAGTGCGGATTGTCCGCGGAATTGTCCGCGTTGCTTGCGCGGCAGGACATACAAATCATCACCGTCGGCGCAGGTAGTGAGTTTGCGGCCGCAGGAGACTTACGTTACACCATCAATCCAAGTCAAGCCGCGGACTATACCGCGCTATTTGCAGACTTGCGCACGCAGAACATCGTTCCTGACCGCATCTTGCACGCTTGGGGCATATCGAGCATACCGAATATTCCGTCGCAACAGGAGAACGGCGCAGCGTGGAAACAGCGCGTGCAGGAGCTCGGTTTTTACAGCATGTTGTATCTTGCACAAGTATTGAAAAAGCAAATGATCGGCGAACAAGTGCGGATATGGGTGCTGACGAATCAAATGCAAGCCGTCGCTGGCGAATCCGTTGTCTACTCAGACAAAGCAACCGTGCTTGGTCCGTGTCGGGTCATTTCTCAGGAGCTGCCGAACGTGCGCTGTCGCAGTATCGACATCGTCCTGCCGGAAGTGGGTACTTGGCAGCGGGATCGCTTGCAGGGGCAACTGCTGGCTGAATTTGAAGATGACAGCTTTGCGTTGGCGATCGCTTACCGTGACCAGCAACGCTGGGTGCAGGCCTACGAACCAGTCAAGGTGAAGCAAGCGGCTAATGCCGCGACGGGTTTACGTCAAGGCGGTGTCTATTTGTTAACAGGCGGCATGGGGCATATCGGACTCGTGTTGAGTGAATTTATGGCCCGCACCGTGCAGGCCAAGCTTGTTCTGACTAGCCGTTCTCATTTTCCATCGCGCGATCAATGGGACGGTTGGCTATCAGACCATGCGGACGACGATGCGATTAGCAAAAAAATTAACAAAATACGCGAGCTGGAATCGTATGGGGCACAAGTGCTGACGCTATCCGCAGATGTGGCCGATGCGGCGCAAATGGAAGCCGTTATTGCGGAGGCCGAGAGCACGTTCGGCCCGTTAAACGGCGTTATTTACGCGGCGGGAGTGACAGGAGATCTAGCTTTCCGCATGTTGGAGGAGACGGATCAGCAACTGTGTGAGCAGCATTTCCGTTCGAAAATGCACGGTTTGTATGTCTTGGAGCAAGTGCTGGACGGAAAAGAACTCGATTTTTGCTTGCTAACGTCTTCGTTGTCGCCGATTTTGGGAGGTTTAGGATTTTTCATCTACTCTGCGGCGAACCATTTCTTGGATTCATTCGTACATGAGCACAATCGTCGCCATCGCGTGCCGTGGACAAGCGTTAACTGGGACGGGTGGCAGTTAGAAGAAGATCAGAAGATTCGCGGCCAAGCTGGCGCTTCGATTTCTGACTTACTCATCGCTCCGGCAGAAGGAGTCGAGCTGTTGCAGCGCATTTTGACCTTGGGTGAGGTCAATCAAATTGTCGTTTCCACCGCCGATTTACAAGCGCGGATTGAAAAATGGGTGGAGCGTAAAGCGGAACAGATCGGTGGAGATGCCGAGCGTGCAGGGGATGGGACCTACTATGCTCGTCCTGCAATAAGCGCGGATTACGAAGCGCCGCAAACGGAAACAGAACGCAAGTTGTGCCAGATGTGGGAGCAATTTTTCCGTATCGAGCAAATCGGCGTACAGGATGACTTTTTCGAGCTGGGGGGCGACTCGCTTAAAGCGATTACAGTCGTGTCCGCGATCCATAAACAATTTCAAGTCGAAATTGACTTACCGACTTTCTTTAATAGATCGAACGTACGGCAATTGTCCGCTTTTATGGATGAGGCAGAGCGGAGTGTCTATCACGAAATCGAGCGAGCCGAGGTACGGCCATATTACGAGTTGTCCTCCGCCCAGAAGCGTCTCTATTTAATTCAGCAAATGGAGCAGGGACATACAGGATATAACGAAATTGTCGCAGGTATTTTGGAAGGACCGCTTGATCGCGAGCGGTTGGAGTTGACCTTGCAGAAGCTGGTGGAGCGCCATGAAAGCTTGCGCACGTCGTTCGAGTTGATCGATGGTAAACCGATGCAGCATATTCATGAAACGATTGATTTTGTGAGCGAATATGAGGACTTTACTAGCGATGACCTGCCACATGGTGGAGCGGCTGTGATGGATGCACAGATTCGTACCGCGGTAACCCGATTCGTACGGCCGTTTGATTTAAGCCAAGCACCGTTGATGCGGGCCGGCTTGATCAAGCTCGGAGAAGAACGACACGTGCTGATGGTGGATTTGCATCATATTGTGTCAGACGGCTTGTCGCAGGATATTTTGATCAACGACTTTATGACGCTGTACGCTGGCCGCGAGTTGGCTGAACTGACGCTGCAATATAAAGATTTTTCCGAGTGGCAGAACCGACTCATGGAAACAGGGGAAATGCAGCACCTAGGGGCGTACTGGTTGGAACAACTGAAGGATGCGGAGCCATTGTCCTTGCGCACCGACTATCCTCGACCGGCACAAAGAAGTTTCACGGGCAGTCTCGTTCCATTCACGTTGGATGCGGAGCAGACGAAGGCGTTGAAAGCACTTTGCTTACAAGAAGACGTGACCCTGTTCATGGCTCTTCTCGCTGTCTTCAACGTGATGTTGGCTAAAGTCAGCGCGCAGGATGACATTACGGTCGGAACGCCGATTGTGGGCAGAAAACAGCAATCCTTGCAGCTTATTATCGGTAAGTTCGTCAACATGCTTCCACTCCGAAGCCGGACGAGTGAAGAAATGAGCTTTAGCGAATTGCTTCAATCCGTGCGGGCGACGACGCTGGACGCATTTGAACATCAGGATTACCAGTTTGAAGAGATGGTGAAGCAACTTGGTATAGAGCGCGACTTGGCACGCAATCCAATCTTCGATGTCGTGTTTGCACTGCAAAATATGCAAAATCCGGAGATGAGCATTCCTGGACTGACGTTGAAGCCTTATACGTACATTCATGATGCTTCTCACTTTGATTTGTCACTTATCGGGGAAGAGGACGGAGATCGATTGTTGTTCAAGCTCGAATATAGTACCCGCCTGTTCCAGCGGGAAACGATCGAGCGTTATGCGGCTTACTTGCAGGATATCGTGTCCGACGTGTTGGCTAATCCGCACAAGCAATTGAAAGATGTTGCAATTGGACATGATTTGGCGGAGCCGCAGCCGGTGTACCTCGCCGAAGCAAGAGGAGATTTTGGTTTATGA
- a CDS encoding acyl-CoA dehydrogenase family protein, with protein MSFHIWDTSAQIFYDAKQFAAQVVRPLAKEIDINGELPRSLIDQMAQRGYLGASWPKEYGGLGLDPVAYGLLTEQIGKACSNTRALLTVQTSLLGETMLRFGTDEQKRTWLPKMASGEKLGAFALSEPNVGSDAKNVQTTYRKEGARYILNGCKKWISFAAIADFFVVIAVDSGGQITAFIVEREREGVRTTPMSGMIGNRAAHIAEISLDEVEIPEENVLGSVGAGFTYIVSTALDHGRYSIAWAGTAIAAEALEAMVEYSRSRSQFGEKLYHFQLIKGIIGDAVTKVHAARALCLSAGEMRKKGHADAIHETTIAKYFTSKVAVEITNDTVQVHGGNGVRNEYPAERLCREAKVLEIIEGTSQIQQQVISQYGLRKYSVKK; from the coding sequence ATGAGTTTTCATATTTGGGATACCTCTGCTCAAATTTTTTATGATGCGAAGCAGTTTGCGGCTCAAGTCGTACGTCCTTTGGCAAAAGAAATTGACATCAACGGTGAACTTCCCCGCAGCTTGATTGACCAAATGGCACAGCGTGGCTATTTGGGGGCCAGTTGGCCTAAAGAATACGGCGGCTTGGGGCTTGACCCTGTCGCTTACGGGTTGTTGACGGAGCAAATCGGCAAAGCATGCAGCAATACGAGAGCGCTGCTTACGGTGCAAACTTCGTTGCTGGGAGAGACGATGCTACGTTTTGGCACGGATGAACAGAAACGGACGTGGCTTCCGAAAATGGCAAGCGGAGAAAAGCTCGGGGCATTTGCTTTATCCGAGCCGAATGTGGGATCTGATGCCAAAAATGTACAGACGACGTACCGGAAAGAAGGCGCACGGTATATCTTGAACGGGTGTAAAAAGTGGATATCGTTCGCCGCTATTGCCGATTTCTTTGTTGTTATCGCAGTTGATTCAGGGGGGCAAATAACGGCATTCATCGTCGAGCGGGAACGAGAGGGCGTACGTACGACGCCAATGTCTGGCATGATTGGCAACCGTGCTGCTCATATTGCTGAAATCAGCCTTGACGAAGTAGAGATTCCAGAAGAGAACGTGCTTGGCAGCGTGGGCGCAGGGTTTACCTATATCGTATCTACTGCGTTAGATCACGGCCGCTACAGCATTGCGTGGGCGGGAACGGCGATTGCCGCAGAGGCACTTGAAGCGATGGTGGAGTATTCACGATCACGTTCACAGTTTGGTGAAAAGCTGTATCATTTCCAATTGATCAAAGGTATTATCGGCGATGCTGTCACTAAGGTTCATGCTGCTCGTGCGCTCTGTCTTTCTGCGGGAGAGATGCGCAAAAAGGGACATGCTGATGCGATTCACGAGACGACAATTGCTAAATATTTTACATCGAAAGTGGCTGTCGAAATTACTAACGATACGGTGCAAGTTCATGGTGGCAACGGTGTTCGCAATGAATATCCTGCGGAACGGCTGTGCCGCGAAGCGAAGGTGCTTGAAATTATCGAGGGAACGAGCCAAATTCAGCAGCAAGTAATATCCCAATACGGATTGCGTAAATATTCAGTGAAAAAGTAG
- a CDS encoding acyl carrier protein yields the protein MEMKQKIRSFIESNLVVFEDEAVFTDDDHIFQMGFVNSLFAMKLLTYIEQEFEITIGNEDLDISNFSTVNNIVKLIDKNSQVV from the coding sequence ATGGAAATGAAACAAAAAATTCGCAGCTTTATTGAAAGCAATCTGGTCGTATTTGAAGATGAGGCGGTATTTACGGATGACGATCATATTTTTCAAATGGGCTTTGTCAACTCTTTGTTCGCGATGAAGCTACTTACCTATATTGAGCAGGAGTTCGAAATTACGATTGGCAATGAAGATTTGGATATTTCCAATTTCAGTACGGTCAACAACATCGTAAAACTGATCGATAAAAATTCGCAGGTGGTGTAA